CTCGGCCAACTTGACCCAAGGCGCCTTGGCATTCTTGGTGCCGTCGAGTTCCAGCGTGACCTCGGCGGTGCGCTTGACGGTGCGCTCCAGCAGACCCTCATAGACGTAGCCGATCTGCTCGACGTCCAGGCGGCCTACAGCGACCTGTTCGCCCGCGCAGGTGTGCCGCTGCCGGAAAATGGCTGGACAATCGACGCCTTTGCCGACGCGCTGGAAGCGCTCAAGGGTAGTTGAGTCGCTGGTAATGGCCCTGTGAATCACCTTGACCGCCACAAAGCGTCCCATCGACTCCTGCCGCGCCAGATACACGGTCGCCATCCCGCCAGCGCCGATTTCTTCCAGGATTTCGTAAGGCCCGATTTTCGTAAGTGCCATCAATCTTCCCCCTGAAGAACTGCAAGTTTAACACACCTGGTAAATCGACTACAATGAATGCCATATGGAAATCACAGAAATTCTCATCGCGGCGGCTGTCAGCCTGCTGATTGGGTGCTTCGTGCCGGAACGGTGGCGAATAACCGTATTTTTTGTACTCAGTCTCATTGCCCTGTTCTGGCTGCAACCGCCTCTCCCTGTAGACAGGTTCATCTGGCTATTTCCGTTTGCAACCCTGTTTCTTACTGCCGCCGTCTGGTGGCTGACACGCTCGCCGGAAAATTCAGAAAACTGGCAGCAGATTGGCCTGCTGCTTGGTCTGGGCTGTGGGTTCGGCATGGTCATTTCCCGTCCAGATGCCTCTCCAGATTGGTTGAAATTGGCGACTATTGGCACGCTGGGTCTTGGCACTGTGGTTGGCGCAGCAGTCTTTACACGGGGTGAGATCGAATTTCGCAAACAAGCAGGGCTGGTCATAATTTTTTGTCTGGTGGTGATTCTTTTTGTTCTTAAAACGCCTGCCCTGGTGCGTTTTTTGAGCCAGGCTGCACGCTTCGCGGAGGGCATGGACACTCAGTCCGCCAGTGGGAGTGATCTTCAGTGGATTGGGATTTCGTACATTGCCTTCCGGTTGATTGCTGTGCTGCTGGACTTCCGCAATGACCGCCTGCCGGCCTTGAGTTTTCAGGAAGCGCTGCTTTATGTGATTTTCCCAGCCTCGCTTGTCGCCGGGCCAATTGACCAGGCACAGCGTTTTACAGGGGATTTACGAGCACAGTCCCGCTTAGATGCTGAACGATTGGTGGATGCAGGTCGTCGTCTTACCAGCGGGGTGTTCAAAAAATTTGTTATCGCGGACAGTCTTGCGCTGGTGGCACTGTCACCTCGCATCGCTCAGGATGCCGACACCCTCTGGGGAGCATGGCTGGTTGTGTATCTCTATGCCTTCCAGATTTTTTATTTCACGCTGGTTTCCGCCGCCACCAATGCCAGCCAATCCCCTCTCGGACTAACCGCGAGGCGTGTAATGCTGGATAAGCCGGCCTCGGCAAAATCGGCGATTTCTTGCCAATCTTTATCGCGGCTGGGATGCCATTGATGCAACTTTGTGCCTTGCGCCATCAACACGCTCGCGACCGGCGTCCAGGCGTAATCTTCACTGCCGGCCAGCGTTTGCAATAACGGCGCGGTTTGCCATGTTTCCATATCGAATTGTTTGATGAGCCATTCGTGTGCCGTGATTTTGTGCACAAAACTAATCGCCTCGCGGCCGGGAATTTTTTGCAGGCACCGCCCGGTGTTGCTGCTGATGATTTGCGCGTTCCCGTTTTGTGCGTCTCGGATTTGCAGCGCCGGCGGATTGCCCAGGATAAAAAGCGCCAACGTGTGATCATTGATCCAGGCATGATAGCCGATGGCATCCATTTCCAGAACCCTACTCGGCGGAGAGCGGCCATCAAGTGGATATTTCCAGAGCCGTTGCATGGAATCCGCATCGACACGCACAACGGAAACATACTTTCCGCCAGGCATGAGCGTTGGCGAGTATTCGCTTTCTCGGGTCTTTGTGATTTGAAACGTCGCGCGATCGACAATTTGATAACGATAGATGTCGCTTTGGCCATCATCTCGGAATGAGGAGTAAAGCAAGCCGCTGCCGTCGGGCAGAAATGCCGGTTGATTATCATAACCGCGACGCATCGTAACGTTGAGAGGCGCACCGAATTGGGGAGAGGCCTGGGAAAAAGTCGCTTTTACCAAGTAGATTTCAGTGCCGGGCGGGGATTGGCTGAATAACGAGGATGTTGAAGCAAAGCTTAATGCAAGCGCAATATACAGCTTTTTTCGCATAAGAACTCGTAAGTCAAAAAAGATGCTCTAGTACACTGTTATCTTAAAAAGAATATCCATCTTCGTTCTGTCATCCCGAGGGATCTGGTGAAATTCTAGGCCTAATGCCGAGTACTTCACAAGATTCGTCAAATGACATTTCGAAAGACACCCCAACGAATTAGGGTAACAGAGCACTAGTACTATTCAAATGCCACGGCCAAGCCGTGGCTGATCCATTTATGTTCGATTCTCATCTTTCATGGCGCCAGCGACGGGCTATACGTTACGAGAAACTCGAAGAATTTCGAGGTTTCGATCATGTCCTTGCCCGTAAACTTGATGCTGTGCGAATCCGTGCGTTGCACGATGGACAAATAACTCAACACCTCGGAAGGCCGGTAGTTTTTGAAACGAACCTCGAGTTGAATCGGCGTCGAGAGCTTGTAGGGTTTGAATTCTTTCCGGCGGTTCATCGCGGTTTTAACTTTCTCGCGAATCAAATCACAGGCAGCGGCCGGATTCAAATTTTTCGCTGAATGAAAACTGTACGCCCATTTCACCACCGCGCCTTCGATATTGCCAAGTAGAGCTGTCGCTTCTTTGACAATCGCATCGTCGCCGGAGATCATGATCACCGGCACGCCAAAGTGCCCGGCAATCGCGGCGTTGAAGCTTGCTTCTGACATGGAAACGCCATTGAGGCGGACGTCGGCCAGGGTCGCACTCGAAAACGAATGCGCGCGCACGCCCGCGGAATTCGTCGTGCTGGTATGGTAGCCGATAAAAATCACGCCGTCAAATGTTTCGTCGATGCCCTGCATCATCATCAACGGTCGCGGCCAGGAACGCACGACTTGTACGTTCTTCGGCAATTTCTCGATGAGCAAGTTCTGGCCGTTGCCGTGCGAGTCGCTTACCAGGATTTCAGTTGCGCCGGCAGAGAATGCCGCATCAATTGCGGCATTCACTTCATTCGTCATGAATTCGCGAAAGCGTTGATACTCGAAACCCTCCGGGCCGAGTTGCGCCTCGCTGACCACGCCGGCCAGGCCTTCCATGTCCGCAGAGATATAGATTTTTAGTTTTGGTTGAGCGTAAGCGAGAGGGAGGCAAACAAACAAAGACAAAATGAAAACGGCCAGGCGAGACTTCATGAGACGGCTCCTCCTTGAGAAATGCGTAAACCCAGACAATTGCCGACAAGATGCGAAGAGAGCAGGCAATAGGCAAGAGGGAAATTTTGCGCGCTTTCTGTTTGAACCCCTCTCACCCCATCTCCTCCGGCTTTGCCGGCGCGTCAAAAATAATGGTTTTATACTTCTGATAAAGATATGAAACCAGCAATAAAATCAAGCCCAAGCCGAGGAACGCAAAGATGCGGTATAGCGTGCTGAGAAAAGAAAGATCGTATAAGAAAATTTTTAAGATTGTAATGCCGAAAATGCCGATCGCGAGCAGGCGCAATCCCTGCGCGCGGCGCCAGATGCCGATCGCCATCAACGCAATCGAATACAACAACCACACGCCTGAAACGCTGAGTTGTTTAAGATTGCGCAATTGCTCGATTTTTTGTGAAATATCGGCAGACGTGTCCGGCCGATTCAGCAAGGAAATCGCGCGGTCGAAATAATCACGCGTTTCTGCGGTGAACAGTCCGAAGACAAACAAAACAATGATCGTCGGAATGCCGATCAACAACCACTTGAGCCAAGCCGGCCGTTGCTTCTCTTTTCCCGCCAAGGATTCGTTGTCCTGGCTGGCGGTGAACTTGTCGAACCGGCTTGCTTCACGCAGCAGAAACAGCGCTGCGGCGAGCAATACCATCGACAAAAGAAACCGATGATTGATCAACAGGGCAAAATCACTCAGCGGTTTGAACTGTCCCAGCGTCTGCAGCACCGCCCAAATCAGTGCGAGCGAGAGTATCGCGAGCCCGCTGTAAAGCAACGGAAACATTTTCTGGCGCATGCCGGCCAGCGTCACGGGCAGCGCGAAAAATGCCCAAACCGTCGCGAACGTGTAACCGAGTATCGAGCCGAGATGCGCTTGCGCCTGCCCGGTGGTGTTCAGCATCAACTTGGCAAAGATGTCATTGGTTTCGACCGTGAACAGAATAAACAGCAAAACACACCAAGCGTAGTGCAGGCAAATTTGCAAGAGTCCGCCTTGCTTATGCTCAATGGTTTTCATGAATCGCGCGGCGGTAAAACACGTTGCCGCCAAAATCGCAAATGCAAGAAAGCGTTGATTGAGGACGAGCTTGAATTCGGAAATCGGTTGATACGCCAGCGCGCCGTTGGTGAAGAGCAAGGCATAAACCGAAATCCCAATCAATGCCAAACCGGATTGCCAAACATGAGATAAACGCCAACGCCTGCCGCACGCCAGCAACGCGAGCGCTTCGAGCGACCAGAAGATGATTAGCTTGAATCCGGAAAATTCGATGGCAGTTGCGATCACCAACAAAATGATGGCCGTGAGCGTCAGCCGGGTCGTCGTTGAAGTCTCACTTGACGTGCGGCGCTTAATTGCCGCCATTGTGATAAAATAGACGGCGCCGAGCGCCAGAGTCATCGCGCTGGTCCAATCCTCATGGCGGTCTTCAAAAAGCGCAGCCATGCCGAGATAATACAAAGCAGCATTGAGGCCGGCAACGATTTGCCGCGGCACGTTGAACACGGCTGTTGGCCGCAACGCATGCCTCACCTCGAGACTGAAGAATAAGCCCCAAAAGATTGTGAGAAAAAATATCGTGAGGGCGAAGTCGCTTTCAGTATAATCATCGGCGAACCAGATGAAATAGACGAGATACATGCCGGCCAGCGTCAACGGCTCCAAGATCACCCAGGCTTCGTTTTTCAAAGTAACCGCGAGCAAACCGGCGCTCAACAAGGCAACGTAGGTGAATAACCCCACCTCGTTCGCTGTGCCGGTGCTGAGCATGACGGGCGTGAGAAACCCGCCGGCCCAACCGAGCACCGAGATGGCGAGCGAATCATAAACGAACGCCTGCCAAAAGGCCAAGACCGTGACGCCCGCCATCATTACCAGCGCAACGGTTTGCGGCACAAGATGATAAAAATTGAATGAAGCATAAACGCTGAGATAAAAAATCGCGAGGCCTGCGCCGATCAAACCTTGCGAAAAAATCTGCAAGCCCTTGTGATGCGAGCGATTGCCCAACACCAGCAAACCCGCGCCGATTGCAGCGCCGATGAGCACGCGCATGGTTTCGCTCAGCCAATTGTTGTCGAAGGCATATTTCAGAAAAAAGCCAACGCCGAGAATCAAGGCAAATGCGCCAATGCGATTGAGCAGCTTGCCGCCGACGAGCGCTTCCCATTCCGCGCGCGTGCGTGAATGTTTGGGCGGCGGTGGAGGCGGCAATGGTTTGGGAATCGGGGGAGTCTGTGCTTGCGGCGCTTTCGGGGAGATTGGCGTAGCTTCAGAGATGATTGCAGGACTGGCTGCCGGCGACTCTGCTGCATGCGGCATCCCGGCCGCGGCTGCCGGAGGCATCACCGTTTGTTGCCGGCGTAAAAGCTCCGTTTGCAAATAGTCAACTCTTTTGCTCAACTCGTTGACTTTGCGAATGAAAACGAGGACGAGGATGGTGAGCAGCAGGAATAAGAACATTTCCATAGAATCAAAGCGCTAAGGTGTAAATGAGTTCTCGCAAAACTACGCGAGGTTTCGAACACTTTCAAAAAATCTCGCCAACTTGTTTTCATCCAGCCTGCCATTCGTACGCACACCGCTGCAAATATCAAGGCCGAAGGGTGCGACTTCTTCAATGGCAGCGCGGACATTATCGGCGCTTAATCCGCCGGCGAGAAACAGCGGCACGTCTATGCTCTGACGAATCTCGCGGCTGATGCGCCAATTGTGTGTGCGACCGGTGCCGCCGAGTTCTTTCACTGCCAAATTGGGATTGCCGGAATCCAACAATATGGCATCGACATGCAGCGCGACTCGTTCTGCTTCTGCAATCGAGTTTTCTCCGGTGACATGAATGACTTGCACGAGCTTGATGCCAGGCAGAGCGGTTCTCAAATCAGCATAACTGCCTTTCAGCAATTCATCAACCAATTGAATCGTGTTCGTGCCGCAACGGCGCTGTTGCGCGATGATTTCTTTTGCGCTCTGTTTGCTCGTGAGCAAAAATGAAGATACACCGGGCGGAACATAGGCCGCTATTTCAGCGATTACTTTTTCCGAAATCACGCCCGGCCCGCTCGGCATCTCGGAAACCAAGCCGAGCGCAGAAGCGCCAAATTGAATGGCAAGTCGCGCTTCGGCAAGGCTGCTGATGCAACAGATTTTTACCCGAGGATGAAAACCGTTATTGAGCATTGCCATCGCTATTTCTGCGCCCTCTCAATTTCTGCCAATGCCTCTCGCGCCGGAACGCTCAGATTCGCATCAGCATTAGCTTCAACAATCGCTTGAAGACGGGCTGTCGCGTCTTTTACTTGCAAACTACCGAGCATGCCAATGGCCGCTTGCTGCAAGGCATAAACCGGTGAATGGGTGAGATCGAGCAAGGTTTTGTGCAGCTCTTTATCCGCCGGCGCGATATCGGACCAAGCTTGCAATGCTGCCTGGCGCACATCTTGATTATAACGATCATCCGAGTAAGATTTGATTGTTCCCAGCAAGCTCGCATTCTTCAGCACACCGAAAGCGTGTAGGCAGGCAATGGTGATTTCATCATACCACGATTTGCGCCCGAGTTGTCTGGCAATGAAAGCCGGATCTTGTTTGGGATTAGCCTTTGCCAGCGCCAGAATCGCGGCAGCAACCACGTCGGTATGCGCATCTTTCGTGATCACCTGCTTCAGTCGCGGCTCGGCAATCGCCGCGCCGAATTTCGGCAACGCCAGCACCGCGCCTTTGCGAATGCGATAGTCGCTCGCTTTCAACGCAACTTCGAGAGCTTGTTGCGCTGCCGGCGTGCGCACCGCACCGAGAGCCAGAGCAGCTTCCGCGCGCACCGCCCAA
This DNA window, taken from Cytophagia bacterium CHB2, encodes the following:
- a CDS encoding DUF2339 domain-containing protein — its product is MEMFLFLLLTILVLVFIRKVNELSKRVDYLQTELLRRQQTVMPPAAAAGMPHAAESPAASPAIISEATPISPKAPQAQTPPIPKPLPPPPPPKHSRTRAEWEALVGGKLLNRIGAFALILGVGFFLKYAFDNNWLSETMRVLIGAAIGAGLLVLGNRSHHKGLQIFSQGLIGAGLAIFYLSVYASFNFYHLVPQTVALVMMAGVTVLAFWQAFVYDSLAISVLGWAGGFLTPVMLSTGTANEVGLFTYVALLSAGLLAVTLKNEAWVILEPLTLAGMYLVYFIWFADDYTESDFALTIFFLTIFWGLFFSLEVRHALRPTAVFNVPRQIVAGLNAALYYLGMAALFEDRHEDWTSAMTLALGAVYFITMAAIKRRTSSETSTTTRLTLTAIILLVIATAIEFSGFKLIIFWSLEALALLACGRRWRLSHVWQSGLALIGISVYALLFTNGALAYQPISEFKLVLNQRFLAFAILAATCFTAARFMKTIEHKQGGLLQICLHYAWCVLLFILFTVETNDIFAKLMLNTTGQAQAHLGSILGYTFATVWAFFALPVTLAGMRQKMFPLLYSGLAILSLALIWAVLQTLGQFKPLSDFALLINHRFLLSMVLLAAALFLLREASRFDKFTASQDNESLAGKEKQRPAWLKWLLIGIPTIIVLFVFGLFTAETRDYFDRAISLLNRPDTSADISQKIEQLRNLKQLSVSGVWLLYSIALMAIGIWRRAQGLRLLAIGIFGITILKIFLYDLSFLSTLYRIFAFLGLGLILLLVSYLYQKYKTIIFDAPAKPEEMG
- a CDS encoding phosphoribosylanthranilate isomerase, with translation MLNNGFHPRVKICCISSLAEARLAIQFGASALGLVSEMPSGPGVISEKVIAEIAAYVPPGVSSFLLTSKQSAKEIIAQQRRCGTNTIQLVDELLKGSYADLRTALPGIKLVQVIHVTGENSIAEAERVALHVDAILLDSGNPNLAVKELGGTGRTHNWRISREIRQSIDVPLFLAGGLSADNVRAAIEEVAPFGLDICSGVRTNGRLDENKLARFFESVRNLA